Within the Photobacterium swingsii genome, the region CCTGATCTACTATCGAAGTATTCGACAACGATGTCGACCCAAGGATAAGTACTCACGGAGTTTGTGTTATGGCTAATTATTTCAATACCTTAAATCTACGCCAACAGCTAGACCAACTAGGTCGCTGCCGCTTTATGGATCGTGCTGAGTTTGCAACTGAAGCTGATTACCTGAAAGGTAAAAAAGTGGTGATTGTCGGTTGTGGTGCGCAAGGCTTAAACCAAGGTTTAAATATGCGTGATTCTGGTTTGGATGTGTCATACGCACTGCGTCAAGCGGCGATTGATGAGCAGCGTCAGTCGTACAAAAATGCCAAAGAGAATGGCTTTACAGTCGGTAGCTATGAAACCTTGATCCCACAAGCGGATTTAGTGGTAAACCTAACGCCAGATAAGCAACACACGAACGTTGTTGAAACCGTGATGCCGCTAATGAAAGAAGGCGCAGCACTGGGTTATTCACACGGGTTTAATATCGTTGAAGAGGGCATGCAAATTCGTTCTGACTTGACGGTTGTTATGGTGGCACCTAAGTGCCCAGGTACTGAAGTGCGCGAAGAATATAAGCGTGGTTTTGGTGTACCAACCCTGATTGCGGTTCACCCAGAAAATGATCCACAAGGTGATGGCCTTGATATCGCTAAAGCATGGGCAGCCGCAACAGGCGGTCACCGTGCGGGGTGCCTAGAATCATCATTTGTAGCTGAAGTGAAGTCTGATCTAATGGGTGAGCAAACCATTCTTTGTGGCATGCTACAAGCTGGTTCTATCGTGTGCTACGAGAAGATGATTGCTGACGGCATTGCACCTGAATACGCAGGTAAGCTGCTGCAGTACGGCTGGGAAACGATCACAGAAGCGCTGAAGTTTGGTGGCATTACCCACATGATGGATCGCCTATCAAATCCAGCGAAAGTAAAAGCCTTTGAGCTATCAGAAGAGCTGAAAGAGCTAATGCGCCCACTGTACAACAAGCACATGGACGATATTATTACGGGTCATTTCTCGTCAACTATGATGGCTGACTGGGCCAATGATGATGCTGAGCTATTAGGCTGGCGTGGGGAAACGGCTGAAACCGCGTTTGAAAACTACCCTGAGTCTGATATTGAAATTTCAGAACAAGAATACTTTGATAACGGTATCGTAATGGTGGCTATGGTACGCGCAGGTGTTGAACTGGCGTTTGAGGCCATGACAGCATCTGGCATCATTGAAGAGTCGGCTTACTACGAATCACTGCACGAGCTACCTTTGATTGCCAATACCATTGCACGTAAACGCCTGTACGAGATGAACGTGGTGATCTCCGATACTGCAGAGTACGGTAATTATCTGTTTGCTAACGTAGCCACCCCGCTACTGCGCGAGAAGTTTATGCCAAATGTAGATACCGATGTGATCGGTAAAGGCTTAGGCGAAACAAGTAATTACGTTGATAATCAGATTCTGATTGATGTGAATGAAGCGCTGCGCACTCATCCGGTAGAGTGGATTGGTCAAGAGCTACGTGGCTATATGACGGATATGAAGCGTATCGCGGTTGGTGGCTAAATTACTGGGTCTAACGTTTTACTTCTGCGTCGAAGGTGCTCATTTATGTTCGTAAACTGCGCGTCTTCTTCTTGAATTAAAGCGTTATCCCGGCGTAATTACATTTTCCAATCATTGGTTTCGTATTAACTGCTTTCAGGTTCAGGACGGGACTATAAATAAAAAAGGCTTGGTCTGAGACCAAGCCTTTTGTGTTTTTGGGGTAGAAAAAGCAAGAATTATGCGTCTTTGTCTTCTGCTTTTGCTGTTAGCTTAGCTTCTAGATCTGCTAGCTTTTGCTCCATCTCTGCCAGTTTTTGGCGGGTGCGTAGCAATACTTGAGTTTGTACGTCAAATTCTTCGCGGTTCACAACGTCTAGTTTGCCTAGTTGTGCTTGAATAACCTGACGAACTTTCTGTTCAACGTCGTTACCTAATTCTTTTACAGGTTGTGGCATTGATTCATGAATCTGTTTAGCGACTTGTTCTAATTTCTTTGGATCGAACATAGCATGGGCTCCGTGGCGACTAATCTTTGTTGTGGTCATTTTATGCAATGCCGACGTGATTGTCGTGGTTGAATCGCGAAAATAAAAGAGGCCGCACAGGGCGGCCTCTTAATTTCAGGATTGTTATTTAGCAATCGCGAGCTTTCAGCGCATTACGCGCTTCATCAGCTCGTTTAAGCTTTTCCAGATCTTTATCCTCGACAAAGATTGGTAGCGGCTTATGGATACTTGCTAGGTAGGTGTAGATCACCGGTAGTACGAACAGGGTAAAGATAGTACCGATCGCAAGACCAGATACGATAACAATACCAATACTGAAGCGTTGAGCCGCACCAGCACCTGTTGCGTAAAGCAGTGGGATCAAACCTGCAATCATCGCTGCTGTGGTCATCAGGATTGGACGCAGACGTACTTTCGCCGCTTCCATTACTGCTGCCATACGGTCTTTTTGATGATGTAGCTGTTCTTCTTTTGCTACCTCACAAATCAAGATACCGTGCTTGGTGATCAGACCAATAAGGGTGATCAAACCAACTTGCGAGTAGATGTTCATTGAGGCTGCGCCCCATGCCAGCGCAATCAAGGCACCACAAATTGCCAATGGTACAGAAACCATGATAACCAGTGGGTCACGTACTGATTCAAACTGAATTGCCAATACCAAGAAGATAATTGCCAACGCCAGTAAGAAAGTGGTGAACAGTGCACTACCTTCAGTTACGAACTGACGCGCTTCACCCATAAAGTCATACTGGTAGCCAGAAGGTAGGCTACCTACAGCTTCTGTTTGGAACCAGTTGATCGCATCACCCATTGCAGTACCAGGCGCAGGAACCGCACCTATGGTTGCAGAGTTAAGCTGGTTGAAGTGTGGTAGTGAACGCGGCTCAGCCACAACATCAATCGTGATTAGGCTTCCTAGTGGAATTGCTTCACCATCAGCAGCACGCACATAGTAACCTTTGATTGCTTCAGGGTTAAGGCGGTAACGACGCTCAACTTGTGGGATCACTTCGTACGAGCGGCCATTCAAGTCGATACGGTTAACATAGCCATCAGCCATCATGGTACTTAGTGTGATACCAATGTCTTGCATGGTCACGCCGTAAGCGCCTGCTTTGTCTTTATCGATGTTGATTTTCATCGTTGCCGAGTCGTAGTTCAAATCAAGATCTGAGTACACGAACATCGGGTTCGCTTTTACATCGCCAAGAATATCGGTCGCAACTTGGAATAAGCTCTCGAAGTGATTTGGCGTTGTGATAACGAACTGAATCGGAAGACCTGAGCCAGCACCTGGTAGTTCAGGCATCTGGAATGCCGTAACAGCCATTTCTGGAATGTCTTTCACTAAGCCAGTAACACGCTTAACAACTTCAGCTTGGCTTGCTTCACGCTCACTCCATGGCACCATAGACGCAATACCAAATGCTTGGTTTGAGTTAGGGACACCAGAGAAAACTTGGGCAAACGCCACTTCATCTTGCTCGGTCAGCATGTTGTTGACTTTTTGCATGGTGTTTTCGATGTAATCAAGGTTGGCCGTTGACGGCGCTGTACCCATCATCATCAATACACCTTTATCTTCTGCTGGGGCAAGTTCGCTTGGAATAAACTTGAATAGCAGAGGAAGCGCAGTGAAAACAATCGCAGCAAGTACAAGTACTACTGGGCGCATTTTCATGATGCCGCCAAGCATTTTCTCGTAACGTGCCGTCATGCGATCAAGGAAGTTGTGCACTGTCGTTTCAAATTTACTTGGCTTTTCATTCGCCTTCAGCATTTTTGAACACATCATAGGTGATAGCGTTAGTGCTACCACGCCAGATACAAATACAGCACCTGCCAGCGTGAGTGCAAACTCTTTAAACAGTGAACCTGTGATACCACCCATCATCGCGATTGGCGCGTATACCGCACCCAGTGTTAGGGTCATTGCGATAACAGGTACCGCGATTTCACGCGTACCAATAATGGCCGCACGGAATGGTGATTCACCTAACTTGATATGACGGTCAACGTTCTCTAGTACCACGATCGCATCATCGACCACGAGGCCGATTGCCAATACCATTGCCAGCAGCGTCATCAGGTTCCAAGAGAAGCCAAATGCTTGCATCACCATTGCCACACCAATCAGTGATAGTGGGATAGTAACAATTGGAATGATTACCGCACGGAATGAACCTAGGAACAGGGTAATAACCACCAATACGATCAGTGCGGCTTCAGCGATGGTTTTAATAACCTCGTTGATTGACTCGTTAATCGCGATAGTGGAGTCATACATGATGTTCATCTTGATGTTAGCTGGTAGGTTTTTCTCCAACTGAGGCAACAAATCAAGTACATCGGCAGCGATGTTAATTGGGTTAGCACTTGGTGCGGCGTTAATCGCAGCAACAACGGCTTCCTCACCATTCGCAGAAGCACGGTAAACATCGTGACTCTTTTCTAGGCTAACATTCGCAATATCACCCAAGCGGATCACTTGACCTTTCTTGGTGGATACAACCAGTTTCTCTAGCTCATCAGTGTTGCTTACTTGAGTGTCGGCTGTACCGTTGTACAGAACAAACTCACCTGTCGCTTGACCGGTTGCTGATTGGTAGTTGTTAGCATTTAGTACTTGCATAACATCTGACGCTGTTAGCTTGTACGCTGCCATTTTTGCCGGATCTAGCCATACGCGTAGTGCGTATTTCATACCACCGTACAAATCAACTTTAGAGACACCGTTAACCGTGAATAGCTGCGGGTTAATAACACGCTCAAGGTAATCTGTGATCTGGCTTGATACTAACTCGTCACTGGTGAAACCAATGTACATTACCGCGGTTGTCGAGCCTGTCGACATGGTAACGGTTGGATCCTCAGACTCTTTCGGTAACTGAGAACGTACCGAGTTAGTTTTTGCCAGAATATCTGCCAAGGCTGCATTCGGGTCAGTGTTTAGCTTCATGGTGACAGTAATGGTTGATTTACCCAGTACTGACGATGAAGTCATAAAGTCGATATTATCGGCTTGGGCGACTGCTTGTTCCAGAGGTTGTGTAATGAAACCTTGGATCAGATCGGCACTTGCACCGTAGTAACTGGTTGAAACCGTTACCACAGTATTGGTCATGTTCGGGTATTCGCGGACCTGCATTTTGAAGATAGCTTGCAGGCCGAGCAGGGCAATCAGAAAGCTGATTGAGACCGCTAGAACAGGACGTTTAATAAAAACATCAGTAAAACGCATTAATCCTCCGGATTACAGCATCGGTGTTTCAGCTGGCGCTTTGAGTACATCGCTTTCTACGATGCGTACTTTTGCGTCATTACTCAGACGTACTTGGCCAGATGTTACAACTTGGTCGCCGGCTTTTACGCCATCCAAGATGTGTACAACATCGCCTTTACGTTCACCCACTTTAACAACAGATTGACGAACACGAAGTTCACCTTTGTCGTCTTTGCTTACCAAGTACACATTGTCACCGTATAGGGTGTATGTGATAGCGGTCTGAGGTAGCACCATTTGGTTTTCAAGCGTAGGCAGGATGATGTGAGCACGGGCAAACATACCGCTACGTAGACGGCCACCATTGTTAGGGATGTCAGCTTGAACTTGGATTAAACCACTTTGGTAGTTAACCGCAGGCTCGATTGCACTGATTTGTCCATCGAATGATGTCTCAGGGTACGAATCAACGAAGATTTCAATTTTCTGGCCAAGGTGAATATCAGAAATGTCTGTTTGTGGCACAGTAAAACGTAGCTTCATTAGCGTTGTATCTTCCAAGCGAACAATGTCGTTGCTTGGTTGAATGTATTGACCAAGGAAAACGTTACGTAGACCAACAACACCATCAAATGGAGCTTTGATGTGGCGACGGTCGATGGTGGCTTTTTGGCTTTCAATATCCGCACCTAGTGAGAAGTAAGCCGCTTCAGCATCATCGTAAGCTTCTTTAGAGATAGAGCCTTTTTTGTATAGGCCTTGGTAGCGAACATACTTAGCTTTTGCTGCTGGTAGGCGCGCTTCTTTACTCTTTAAGTTGGCTTTTTCTACGTCGGAATCAAGCACAACTAGCTGTTGTCCTTTCTTCACTGCCACACCCGAGTCAAAGTCGATGCTTTGAATCACACCTGATACTTCCGATGTAATAGTCACACCTTGGTTAGGCTCGATAAAACCAATAGCTTCGATCGCTGGTGTCCAGTTAGATGGTGCGGTATCTACCACTGTCACTGGAAATTCAGGTTCAGGCATATTGGCCATGTATTCTGCTATTTTCTGTTGCTTAAACAGATTGAAGCCAATCACAGTACCGAACAGCAGTACTGCAATTAATAGCATCACTATCCATTTTTTCATTTTATGGTGTGCTCCGGAGTTTCGTTTATTTATGCTTGGTTATTGCGTCCCAACAAGCATCGATAGTGGCTTCTAAAGCCTCATCGCTGACTGTTACAACGCCTCTCACATGTTTACGCGCTAGGCAGGCGCTCGGTTCTAGCCCCAGAACGCTTAAGATTTCATTATCTAAATCCTTAAACTGTCCGTCGGCCTTTCCTTGGTCAAACATGGTGTCTACTTTCGCGAACATTCTTTTTTCTAATTGCCGTTGTTCAGGACTATTCCGGCGAGGAAGATTTTCAAATTGTCCACGATTGATTAAAGGGGCATCGCTATGGCAAGCCATGTCCCAAATATTTAGCCACATAGTGCGAAACTGTTGTTTCAGTGGCATATCATCACACACGTTGGCTGTTAACTTGTTTGCAACATACCCTAAGATGTGATCATGTAATTGATATAATAAGTCGTCTTTGTCTTCGAAGTAGCGGTAGATAGTACCAGCGGCAACTTTTGCTTCTTTGGCAACCATTTGCATCGACAAGCCATGGAAACCATATTGCGCGAGCAGTTTTTCAGTTGCTTGCAGAATGCGCTCTTTTTTATCACTCATTGGCAAATTGGGTTCTTAAAAAATGTAAATAAAGGTAATGAATGAATGTTCATTCCGATATTGTAGATTATGAATGATTGAGTGCAAGCATTTTAATTCGTCAATCATAGCGAGTTTGTATATTGCATTGCTGACTTGCGAGTCAAACCACAACCGTTAAAATGCAGCAACAGGTGCGAACTTGATCACGCTAGGACCATTTAGGATAGGCTCATGAAACTGAACCCACGGCAAACAGAAGCAGTTAAGTACATCGCAGGGCCATGTTTGGTTCTTGCTGGCGCAGGCTCAGGTAAAACTCGAGTAATTACCAATAAGATCGCCTACTTGGTCCAACACTGTGATTATAAGGCTCGCAATATTGCGGCGCTGACATTTACCAACAAAGCCGCGCGTGAAATGAAAGAGCGTGTTGGCCAAACCTTAGGTAAGAAAGAGGCCAAAGGGCTGATGGTCTCGACCTTTCACCGGTTAGGGTTAGACATTGTGCGCCGTGAGCATAAAGCGTTGGGGATCAAAGCCAGCTTCTCTTTATTCGATGACCAAGATCAGATGGCGTTATTGAAAGAGCTGACCGACGAAGAGCTCGACGGTGATAAAGATCTGCTTAAGCAACTGCAGTCGACTATTTCTAATTGGAAAAACGACATGCTGTCGCCTGCAGAGGCACAAGCACACGCACAATCTGAACGTGATCAGCTGTTCGCACATTGCTATGACATGTACCAGCGCCAGATGAAGGCGTACAACGCACTCGATTTTGATGACTTAATTCTAATGCCAGTGTTACTGCTGCGAGATAATAAAGAAGTGCGTGAGCGCTGGCAGAATAAGATCCGCTACTTGCTGGTGGATGAATATCAAGATACCAACACCAGTCAGTATATTTTCGTCAAGCTGCTGGTAGGTGAGCGTTCGCGTTTTACCGTGGTAGGTGATGACGATCAGTCGATCTACTCATGGCGTGGTGCGCAGCCTGAAAACTTGGTACTGCTTAATAAAGATTTCCCAAGTCTGCGCGTGATTAAGCTAGAGCAAAACTACCGCTCGACCAGCCGTATTTTGCGGACCGCGAATATATTGATTGCCAATAACCCTCATATCTTTGAGAAAGCTCTGTTTTCTGAGATCCCTGATGGTGAACTATTGAAAGTGATCACGGCGAAAAATGAAGAACATGAAGCGGAGAAAGTTGTAGGTGAGTTAATTGCCCATCGCTTCTTGAATAACACCCAATATAAAGATTATTCGATTTTGTATCGTGGTAACCATCAGTCACGCTTGTTTGAAAAAGCCCTGATGCAAAACCGAATTCCATACAAGATTTCTGGCGGTACATCTTTCTTCTCACGGGCAGAAATCAAAGACATCATGGCATATTTACGCCTGCTGACTAATCAAGATGATGACAATGCTTTCTTGCGAGTGGTGAATACACCACGTCGTGAAATTGGCCCTGTAACACTAGAAAAGCTGGGAACCTACGCCAATATGCGTGGAAAAAGTTTGTTTGCGGCTAGTTTTGAAATGGGTTTAGAACAACATCTTACGGGCCGTGGCTTAGAGTCTCTGCAGCGTTTTACACGTTGGGTGGTGGAGTTAGCTGATAACGCTGAGCGGGGTGATACCGTGGCGGCAGTGCGCCAGTTAGTGCGTGATATTCACTATGAAGACTGGTTATACGAAACTTCACCAAGCCCGAAAGCCGCAGAGATGCGTATGAAGAACGTCTCTGATCTGTACAGCTGGATCACCGCTGACCTAGAAGGTGATAACTACGACCAAGAAGTGAAAACTCTGAAAGAAGTGGTACAACGCTTAACCCTGCGTGACATGATGGAGCGTGGCGAAGACGATGATGAGGCTGATCAGGTTCAGTTAATGACGCTGCATGCCTCAAAAGGTTTGGAGTTTCCGTATGTGTACCTTGTGGGAGCGGAAGAAGGTATCTTGCCACACCAAACCAGTGTGGATGAAGACAATGTCGAAGAAGAGCGCCGCTTAGCCTATGTTGGCATCACACGAGCGCAGAAAGAGCTAACGTTTACCTTGTGCAAAGAGCGTCGTCAGTATGGTGAGCTGATTAAGCCCGAGCCAAGCCGTTTCTTATATGAGCTACCACAAGATGACTTGCAGTGGGAAAGTGATAAGCCGCCAGTCACACAGCAGGAACGTATGCAAAAAGGCCAAGCCCATATTGCGAATATTCGTGCCATGTTTAAAAAGTAGTAAGCAGCTTGTGCAAGTTGCAAAGAAAAGGGTTGATACACGGTATCAACCCTTTTTTGTTTTCGTTGTGGTGCTTATTGCGGGTGGGTAAGTCTGCTATAGCCCTTCAATCATATGATTGATTGCTGCTACGATTTCCTCATCGCTACAATCCATACACGAGCCTTTTGCTGGCATCGCATTAAAGCCATTCACGGCGTGATCGGTTAATACATCCATACCTTTCGCAAGTCGAGGGCTCCAGTCACCTGCATCACCCAGCTTAGGTGCGCTCATTACGCCTGTACCATGGCAGGCAATACAGAAAGTGCCGTAGACAGTATTGCCATCACGAGGGCCAGTAGCGGCAGCGACCACGGGGGCATCGCCTTCTAAATATACAGACCCAACGGGTTTGATGCGTTCTGCGATAGCCTCGTCCGACATGTCAGCAGCCATCGCTGAACCGGCAACGCTAAGTGCAGCAACTGCTGCAACCAATAGTTGTCGTAGAGATAATTCCATTGAGCTCACCTTACACTTCCAGTTTATTTGTGATTGTCACAGCCGTCTTGTCGTAAATTTTTATAATCGTACTGTTGAGACAAGGCAATGATTATGTACAGAATGTTTAAAATGTAACATCAAAGTGATTATATCCCCTAAATTTGTTGTGTGAAACTAGCAAGCTGCGTTTGTATGATACGAATCAACCCCGCTTTGGCTATATTTAGAGCAAACGAAAAAAAAATTAAAAAAAAGACTAGACGGGGAGGGGCCATATCCGTAATATTCGACTCCGCCGATAGGGCAAGGCGCCCGTAGCTCAGCTGGATAGAGCGTTGGCCTCCGGAGCCAAAGGTCGAAGGTTCGAATCCTTTCGGGCGCACCATCCGGTTAAAATTTGGCAAAGATACACAGTAACAAACATTGGTGGCTATAGCTCAGTTGGTAGAGTCCCGGATTGTGATTCCGGTTGTCGCGAGTTCAAGCCTCGTTAGCCACCCCATATTTTAGAAGATTGATGTTATCATCAGTGTTCACAGTCTTTAAGACTTAAAACAGATTTCGTCGGTGAATAGCGCAGCTTGGTAGCGCATCTGGTTTGGGACCAGAGGGTCGGGGGTTCGAATCCCTCTTCACCGACCACTTACAATGGTGGCTATAGCTCAGTTGGTAGAGTCCCGGATTGTGATTCCGGTTGTCGCGAGTTCAAGCCTCGTTAGCCACCCCATATTCAGGTAATGTTTACATTCCCTTGGCACTGTAAGAGCCTAAAACTTGTTCGGTGAATAGCGCAGCTTGGTAGCGCATCTGGTTTGGGACCAGAGGGTCGGGGGTTCGAATCCCTCTTCACCGACCACCATTTAAAAGCCTCGTCGAAAGACGAGGCTTTTTTCGTATGTGCGAAAGAAAATTGGGTTACTGATCTATGTGTAATAGCTAAAGCATGGGTCGGGGGTTCTCTGATGTTCAAACTCAGCTCTTCACCGGCATCATTTGAAAGCCTCGTCGAAAGACGAGGCTTTTTTCGTATGTGCGAAAGAAAATTGGGTTACTGATCTATGTGTAATAGCTAAAGCATGGGTCGGGGGTTCCCTGATGTTCAAACTCAGCTCTTCACCGGCATCATTTGAAAGCCTCGTCGAAAGACGAGGCTTTTTTCGTATGTGCGAAAGAAATTGGGTTACTGATCTATGTGTAATAGCCAAAGCATGGGTCGGGGGTTCTCTGATGTTCAAACTCAGCTCTTCACCGGCATCATTTGAAAGTCTTGTCGAAAGCCGAGGCTTTTTTCGTATGTGCTGAATAAAAAGTTGTTAGTCGAGCTGGGGGGGGAATTGTAATAAACCCAAGCAGGTGAAACCTGATACTCAAAATCGACTTTCTATCACTTCAGCTCTTGCTTTGTTTTCTTATTTTTCTCTCTTTTAACTCTTCTTTATTGAAGGTCTGTGTTTTTAGTCTCTTTAAACTCCGGCGTGAAAAGCCACAAAAATGGTAAGTGAATTTCACTAGCGCAAAGCCATAAGTCTAGATGTTGATCGGGGTTACTTACTTTGAAGTAAATGAATATACCAGATTATTGATAAACGATGGCTTGTTGTGGGTTTGTTAATTTTATCTTTGGTGTAAATGGGGTTTTATGCATGCTTGTCTGATGGGGATAAATGCCTTTATGAGTGATATCTACTGTTAAATGCTTATTTGAAGGCGCTTAGTTAGGGGGGTAAGTATGTTTCACTGTCCTTGCTTTTCTTGTTGGTGTGATTTTTTATTCGATATTATGACTATCGATCAGTTTTTTAGCTTGTTTTGTTGATTTTCTGTGAAATCTTTGACAGATTGATGGGCGTACAAATGTCCAGCCATTTGTACTGAAAATGAATGGATTCAGTTTTTCAGACAGGGCAGAAAGCTGCCGAGCAGTTGAGGTCTGGTAATGGCGTTATTAGAAGTAAAAAATCTCCGTATCGAATATCCATCTCGTCACGGTATACACGCGGCAGTAAAATCACTGTCATTTTCGATAGACCGCGGTGAAATTGTGGGCGTGGTGGGTGAGTCAGGTGCAGGTAAATCTACAGTAGGGAATGCTGTGATTGATTTGCTAAGCCCGCCAGGGCAAATTGCCAGTGGTGATGTCTTTCTTGATGGGGAGCAAATCTCGGGGCTGAGCACAGAAGCCATGCGAAAAGTCCG harbors:
- the ilvC gene encoding ketol-acid reductoisomerase — protein: MANYFNTLNLRQQLDQLGRCRFMDRAEFATEADYLKGKKVVIVGCGAQGLNQGLNMRDSGLDVSYALRQAAIDEQRQSYKNAKENGFTVGSYETLIPQADLVVNLTPDKQHTNVVETVMPLMKEGAALGYSHGFNIVEEGMQIRSDLTVVMVAPKCPGTEVREEYKRGFGVPTLIAVHPENDPQGDGLDIAKAWAAATGGHRAGCLESSFVAEVKSDLMGEQTILCGMLQAGSIVCYEKMIADGIAPEYAGKLLQYGWETITEALKFGGITHMMDRLSNPAKVKAFELSEELKELMRPLYNKHMDDIITGHFSSTMMADWANDDAELLGWRGETAETAFENYPESDIEISEQEYFDNGIVMVAMVRAGVELAFEAMTASGIIEESAYYESLHELPLIANTIARKRLYEMNVVISDTAEYGNYLFANVATPLLREKFMPNVDTDVIGKGLGETSNYVDNQILIDVNEALRTHPVEWIGQELRGYMTDMKRIAVGG
- the ubiK gene encoding ubiquinone biosynthesis accessory factor UbiK; amino-acid sequence: MFDPKKLEQVAKQIHESMPQPVKELGNDVEQKVRQVIQAQLGKLDVVNREEFDVQTQVLLRTRQKLAEMEQKLADLEAKLTAKAEDKDA
- a CDS encoding multidrug efflux RND transporter permease subunit, whose product is MRFTDVFIKRPVLAVSISFLIALLGLQAIFKMQVREYPNMTNTVVTVSTSYYGASADLIQGFITQPLEQAVAQADNIDFMTSSSVLGKSTITVTMKLNTDPNAALADILAKTNSVRSQLPKESEDPTVTMSTGSTTAVMYIGFTSDELVSSQITDYLERVINPQLFTVNGVSKVDLYGGMKYALRVWLDPAKMAAYKLTASDVMQVLNANNYQSATGQATGEFVLYNGTADTQVSNTDELEKLVVSTKKGQVIRLGDIANVSLEKSHDVYRASANGEEAVVAAINAAPSANPINIAADVLDLLPQLEKNLPANIKMNIMYDSTIAINESINEVIKTIAEAALIVLVVITLFLGSFRAVIIPIVTIPLSLIGVAMVMQAFGFSWNLMTLLAMVLAIGLVVDDAIVVLENVDRHIKLGESPFRAAIIGTREIAVPVIAMTLTLGAVYAPIAMMGGITGSLFKEFALTLAGAVFVSGVVALTLSPMMCSKMLKANEKPSKFETTVHNFLDRMTARYEKMLGGIMKMRPVVLVLAAIVFTALPLLFKFIPSELAPAEDKGVLMMMGTAPSTANLDYIENTMQKVNNMLTEQDEVAFAQVFSGVPNSNQAFGIASMVPWSEREASQAEVVKRVTGLVKDIPEMAVTAFQMPELPGAGSGLPIQFVITTPNHFESLFQVATDILGDVKANPMFVYSDLDLNYDSATMKINIDKDKAGAYGVTMQDIGITLSTMMADGYVNRIDLNGRSYEVIPQVERRYRLNPEAIKGYYVRAADGEAIPLGSLITIDVVAEPRSLPHFNQLNSATIGAVPAPGTAMGDAINWFQTEAVGSLPSGYQYDFMGEARQFVTEGSALFTTFLLALAIIFLVLAIQFESVRDPLVIMVSVPLAICGALIALAWGAASMNIYSQVGLITLIGLITKHGILICEVAKEEQLHHQKDRMAAVMEAAKVRLRPILMTTAAMIAGLIPLLYATGAGAAQRFSIGIVIVSGLAIGTIFTLFVLPVIYTYLASIHKPLPIFVEDKDLEKLKRADEARNALKARDC
- a CDS encoding efflux RND transporter periplasmic adaptor subunit — encoded protein: MKKWIVMLLIAVLLFGTVIGFNLFKQQKIAEYMANMPEPEFPVTVVDTAPSNWTPAIEAIGFIEPNQGVTITSEVSGVIQSIDFDSGVAVKKGQQLVVLDSDVEKANLKSKEARLPAAKAKYVRYQGLYKKGSISKEAYDDAEAAYFSLGADIESQKATIDRRHIKAPFDGVVGLRNVFLGQYIQPSNDIVRLEDTTLMKLRFTVPQTDISDIHLGQKIEIFVDSYPETSFDGQISAIEPAVNYQSGLIQVQADIPNNGGRLRSGMFARAHIILPTLENQMVLPQTAITYTLYGDNVYLVSKDDKGELRVRQSVVKVGERKGDVVHILDGVKAGDQVVTSGQVRLSNDAKVRIVESDVLKAPAETPML
- a CDS encoding TetR/AcrR family transcriptional regulator; its protein translation is MSDKKERILQATEKLLAQYGFHGLSMQMVAKEAKVAAGTIYRYFEDKDDLLYQLHDHILGYVANKLTANVCDDMPLKQQFRTMWLNIWDMACHSDAPLINRGQFENLPRRNSPEQRQLEKRMFAKVDTMFDQGKADGQFKDLDNEILSVLGLEPSACLARKHVRGVVTVSDEALEATIDACWDAITKHK
- the rep gene encoding DNA helicase Rep, which translates into the protein MKLNPRQTEAVKYIAGPCLVLAGAGSGKTRVITNKIAYLVQHCDYKARNIAALTFTNKAAREMKERVGQTLGKKEAKGLMVSTFHRLGLDIVRREHKALGIKASFSLFDDQDQMALLKELTDEELDGDKDLLKQLQSTISNWKNDMLSPAEAQAHAQSERDQLFAHCYDMYQRQMKAYNALDFDDLILMPVLLLRDNKEVRERWQNKIRYLLVDEYQDTNTSQYIFVKLLVGERSRFTVVGDDDQSIYSWRGAQPENLVLLNKDFPSLRVIKLEQNYRSTSRILRTANILIANNPHIFEKALFSEIPDGELLKVITAKNEEHEAEKVVGELIAHRFLNNTQYKDYSILYRGNHQSRLFEKALMQNRIPYKISGGTSFFSRAEIKDIMAYLRLLTNQDDDNAFLRVVNTPRREIGPVTLEKLGTYANMRGKSLFAASFEMGLEQHLTGRGLESLQRFTRWVVELADNAERGDTVAAVRQLVRDIHYEDWLYETSPSPKAAEMRMKNVSDLYSWITADLEGDNYDQEVKTLKEVVQRLTLRDMMERGEDDDEADQVQLMTLHASKGLEFPYVYLVGAEEGILPHQTSVDEDNVEEERRLAYVGITRAQKELTFTLCKERRQYGELIKPEPSRFLYELPQDDLQWESDKPPVTQQERMQKGQAHIANIRAMFKK
- a CDS encoding c-type cytochrome, with product MELSLRQLLVAAVAALSVAGSAMAADMSDEAIAERIKPVGSVYLEGDAPVVAAATGPRDGNTVYGTFCIACHGTGVMSAPKLGDAGDWSPRLAKGMDVLTDHAVNGFNAMPAKGSCMDCSDEEIVAAINHMIEGL